CCTCCGCGCGGCCCAGGAGTCCATCGGCTTCGAGGACATCCTGCTGGACGCCCACGTCGGCAAGCTCTCCCTCGTCGGCGGCGGCATGCGCTCGAACCCGGGCGTCTCCGCGAAGTTCTTCGACGCGCTGCGCCAGGCCGGGGTGAACATCGAGATGATCTCCACCTCGGAGATCCGCATCTCCATCATCACCCGCGAGGAGATGCTGGACACCGCCGTGCGCGCGGTGCACCAGGCCTTCGACCTGGACTCCGACGAGGAGGCCACGGTCTACGGCGGCACCGGGCGGTAGGATCCCGAGGCCGACCCAGCCGGTCCCAGCGCGAGGGCCCCGCCCGGAGTACTCCGGGCGGGGCCCTGTGCCGTCCGGGCCGCCTTACTCGGTCACGACGGCGTCCGTGCGGGCCATGAACGCCGCGGCCTCACCGCGGGTGATCGGCGCGTTCGGGCGGAAGGTCCCGTCCTTGTACCCGCGGGTGATGCCCTCCGACGCCATCCACGTGATGGCCTCGTAGTGAGTGCTCGACGTGGAGACGTCCGAGAACTCCGCGTCCTGCTCCCCCAGGCTCGTCGGCTCGATCGCCCGGTGGAGGAAGGAGGCGAACTCCGCCCGCGTCACCTCGCGCTCCGGACGGAAGGTCCCATCGCGGTAGCCCGTCGTGATCCCCTCGGTCGCTGCCCAGGAGATCGCCGTGGCGAACGGATGGGTCGGCGGGACGTCGTCGAACCCCGTCTCGGTCCCCGTCACCCCGGGATCGAGGTAACGGTAGAGGAACGCCACCGACTGACCGCGGCTGATGGCCTGGGGCTTGCGGTAGGTGCCGTCCGCATAGCCGGTGGTGATGCCGGCACACTGCATCCACCGTACCTCCGCATAGAAGACGGATCCTGGCCGGTTGTCCGCGAAGTCGGCGGCCTCACAGGCCGGTGCCCCCGGTCCGACGACGGTCACGGTGACCGCCGTGCTCGATCCCTCGGCCCACGTCACGGATCCCATCCACACGCCGGGGGTGAGCCCGGACCACGTGAGGGTGGCGGTGGCGTCCTGGCCTCGGGTGACCTCCAGCGGATCGGGGGACACGGTGAGGTTGCCGGCGTCGCCGGACTGCACCACGGTGCGCAGCGTGGCGTCCGCCGGCGCCCCTCCGGGCGAGGAGTAGAGGTTCGCGACCGCGTAGTACGTCCCCGGTTCGGGGTCCTCGATCACGAGGGACTCGGAGCCGGCCGCGGTGGCCTGCTGCACCACCTCCTCGGAGGGCGTGACCACGTAGAGGTCCCAGTCGGACTCCTCGTCCGCGGCGTCGAGCGCCCACGAGACCTCGGTGGCGCCGGCGGGCACCTCGACGGCGGACGGGTGGTTCGACGGGTTCTCGCCTCCGTAGAGCTTCCCGGGCGTCTTGGTGAACTCCTCGATCTCGGCCGGGGCCAGGCCCTCGACCACCGGGTCGAGCGTCCCGGTGATGCCCGGGGTGACCTCCACGGTGGCCGAGCCCGAGGACCCCTCGCCGGTGACGGCAGCCGGGGCCTTGGCGTCCACGGCGCGCAGGGAGACCGGGGCGGTCACCGGGGTGGCGCCCGGCTTGGCCAGGGTGTAGGAACCGTGGGCCCAGGTCGCCGCCGCCGCGGTGGTCCGCGTGAAGGTGATCGCCACCTCCCGGCTCTGGCCCTTGTCCAGTTCGAAGGTGGACGGCTCGACGCTGACCTCGTAGCCCGGCACGCTGCCGCTGGCCTCCCAGGCGCCCGTCTCCGTGGCGGTGACCGTCCGGGTCACGGTCTCGCTGCCGAGCAGGTCCGAGACCGCGACGGAGGGCACGTTGACCTCGCGGCCCGGGAGCTCGCCCAGGATCAGCGCGTCCCACTGCTTCGCGTCCGCCTCGAAGACGAGGCTCGGAGCGGTCATCTCCTCCGGATCGGCCGAGCCGGCACCGGTGGCGAAGTTGTCCGTGGAGGACTCGCCCTGGGCCGTCAGCACGTCAGCGGCGGAGGTCATCATGGCCGACTTGACGGCCATCGGGGACCACTCCGGGTACTTCCCACCCATGAGGGCGGCCATGCCGGCCACGTTGGGGGCGGCCATCGAGGTGCCGGACATCAGGCCGAACGTGTCCCCGTCGTACTGGGGGTTCAGCGGGGAGACCCCGGCGAGGACGTTGACGCCGGGGGCGGCGAGGTCCGGCTTGAGCAGCTCGGAGCCCACCGCGGTGGACGGTCCGCGCGAGGAGAAACCGGCGATCTGCGGCACC
This genomic window from Citricoccus sp. SGAir0253 contains:
- a CDS encoding S8 family serine peptidase; the protein is MTRNPRRSRLRRALTAGLAGLGLLAAPLAALPAAAAPSGGSGDGAAAEAAVEKVLRDQAEYRDGRYFVVLKEDPLATYRGGTKGLPATAATDGEIDVRSDAARKYDRHLTARQLEVAASTKVRVQRHFTTALNAFVSELTADEARALAKDPRVLGVSEVEQFHPDYSSTEFLGLPGSTGAWNTQYGGVEDAGKGVVVGVIDTGYYPDQEMLAGEPVQPLSGEPRVGEPYLTEAGEIAMLKADGTTFRGDCQTGQGFTGDECNSKVLSARYYSEDFEAFVPAEQRDPRERLSPVDIDSHGTHTATTAAGNQVDDQVMNGGASYGPGSGVAPAAKVSVYKVCWEDKDPDTGGCYGTASVAAIEQAIIDGVDVLNYSISGNNSSIVDPVALAFKSAAEAGIFVAASAGNSGPAPQTVNHSAPWLTSVAASTFSNELTGTVEFPDGTRFRGVSSMAEGVGPADIVLASEVGLAGKTADQVRLCDMDALDPAKATGKIVVCDRGVYARVDKSAAVEKAGGVGMVLVNIGGGSEDADLHAVPTVHTSDESIKEHVASTDAQATLVKGDTTGLEPVPVPQIAGFSSRGPSTAVGSELLKPDLAAPGVNVLAGVSPLNPQYDGDTFGLMSGTSMAAPNVAGMAALMGGKYPEWSPMAVKSAMMTSAADVLTAQGESSTDNFATGAGSADPEEMTAPSLVFEADAKQWDALILGELPGREVNVPSVAVSDLLGSETVTRTVTATETGAWEASGSVPGYEVSVEPSTFELDKGQSREVAITFTRTTAAAATWAHGSYTLAKPGATPVTAPVSLRAVDAKAPAAVTGEGSSGSATVEVTPGITGTLDPVVEGLAPAEIEEFTKTPGKLYGGENPSNHPSAVEVPAGATEVSWALDAADEESDWDLYVVTPSEEVVQQATAAGSESLVIEDPEPGTYYAVANLYSSPGGAPADATLRTVVQSGDAGNLTVSPDPLEVTRGQDATATLTWSGLTPGVWMGSVTWAEGSSTAVTVTVVGPGAPACEAADFADNRPGSVFYAEVRWMQCAGITTGYADGTYRKPQAISRGQSVAFLYRYLDPGVTGTETGFDDVPPTHPFATAISWAATEGITTGYRDGTFRPEREVTRAEFASFLHRAIEPTSLGEQDAEFSDVSTSSTHYEAITWMASEGITRGYKDGTFRPNAPITRGEAAAFMARTDAVVTE